The segment AAACGCGTGCCGCGCGGCGAGGTGCCCGCCTGGTACAGCAGGGGCGTGCGCTGGGGCGACGGCTCGCACAAATGGATGCCGGGCACCTGGTAGTGGCGCCCGGCATGGTTGATCGGATGTACCTTGGCGGGATCGGCGTAGATGCCGCGCGCCTTGTCGTTGACGACGGCGTCGTCGTCCCAGCTTTTTTCCCACAGCTTGTAGACGACGTCCAGGTATTCGTCGGCCAGGTCGTAGCGCTCGTCGTGGCCCAGCTGCTGGCTCAAGCCCAGATTGCGCGCCGCGCTATCGAGGTAGCCGGTGACGATATTCCAGCCGATGCGCCCACCCGTCAGATGGTCGAGCGTGGAGATGCGCCGCGCGAACGTGTACGGATGTTCGTAGGTGAGGGCGCAGGTGACGCCGAAACCCAGGTGCGTGGTCGCCTGCGCCATGATGGGCACGAGGGCCAGCGGGTCGTTCAGCGGCACCTGCACGCCGTGTTCCAGGGCCGCATCGAGGCTGCCCCGGTACACGTCATACACGCCCAGCACGTCGGCCAGGAACACCGCGTCAAACAGGCCCGCTTCCAGCAGCTGCGCCAGTTCCGTCCAGTGCTGCGGGTCGGTATAGCGGTGGCTGCGGTCGCGCGCATGCGTCCACAGCCCCGGCGACTGGTGGCCGACGCTGTTCATCTGGAAGGCGTTGAAGCGTATCGTCTTCGCCATGGCTTATTTGGCCGCCGTCTGCAACGCTTGCTGGTAATCGGGTTTCGAATAGCCGGCAAAGTGCTTGTTCGTGATGTCGAGGAATTCGCGCGAGCGGTAGGCGGCCGCCAGGTCTTTTGCGAACTGCTTGTCCTTGTC is part of the Janthinobacterium sp. 67 genome and harbors:
- a CDS encoding LLM class flavin-dependent oxidoreductase, which codes for MAKTIRFNAFQMNSVGHQSPGLWTHARDRSHRYTDPQHWTELAQLLEAGLFDAVFLADVLGVYDVYRGSLDAALEHGVQVPLNDPLALVPIMAQATTHLGFGVTCALTYEHPYTFARRISTLDHLTGGRIGWNIVTGYLDSAARNLGLSQQLGHDERYDLADEYLDVVYKLWEKSWDDDAVVNDKARGIYADPAKVHPINHAGRHYQVPGIHLCEPSPQRTPLLYQAGTSPRGTRFAARHAEATFVSGPSKTVVKRYADDLRAAVRQSGRDGDALLIYAQALVITGATEAEARAKHADYLRHVNIEAALVLLSGWTGVDFSRYPLDATIDYIDSPAGRSALASFSQADPDRTWTVREAAEYIGLGGRGPVLVGDARQVADQLESWLDETGIDGFNLAFAVAHDSMADVVAHIVPELQRRGRYRTQYEEGSLRHKVFGQGPRLPADHAGRQVSIAPADDALAAA